Part of the Candidatus Zixiibacteriota bacterium genome, GTCACTGATCTTCGCATTCGAACCGGTATTCGCCGGGTTGTTCGCGTGGACACTGGGCGACGAACCGCTGGTCGCTCATCGGGCTATCGGAGGACTGTTTATATTCGCTGCTTTGGTTGTATCAGGACTGCCGGCTCCGCGCAGACGACAATAATCTGGCAGCCCACATCTCTGCTGTGGGTTGTGCTCATCTGAACGGAACTTCGGAACGAAGTCTTGTCGTCAAAACCACGTCTCGCGCGTTCGCGTTCGACTCAACGGTTTTGACCTACATTTCTTGTCGCCTCCACGGTACCCCACCCAACGGGTGGGATTTTGCGATGATCACTCGAACTCCGCCAGCCAGCGGACTGCCCCCAGCTCTACTATGGTTGATCTGCCGTGCGTGCGGCAGACAAGGGTCGCATCAGAATCTTCACCCACCGCAAGCGGACTGATGAGAAAGCCGATCGCACAGTCATTGCGGGTGGAGGTGCGCCGCGTCCAAGCAGTCGCATCGTAGCTTGACAATCTCTACACGCTATGTAGGTGCAGGTTGAGATCGCCACGCCCCGTCCGCGAAGCGCGGTCGGGACTCGCGATGACGTATCCGACGGTATTTCAACACTCCACCGGCGGTGGGGCGCCGTGGAAACACGCCGCTGACCCGGCCATAGCTGTCCGCTAGGTGAACTTGAGCACCCTCGGTTTGACTAGCCGCTCAAAGTCGCTGTAGGCAAGTTTCACGAGTTCCGTGTGAGTGCCGGCGTTGAAGGCAATCTCTACGTCTTTCGTCAAGCGGTCGGCCACCACTACCTCAAGACCGTAGAGATTTCCGAACGGTGGCATTGCTCCAAGAGCGCACCCCGGGAAAACATCTCGGAAATCCTCCTCGGTGGCAAGTTCCACGCGCTCGGCGCCGAGGGCCGTCTGAAGCTCCTGAAAGTTGATCCTGTGAGTGGCAGGCAGCACCGTCATTGTCAGCTTGCCGTCGGCCTTGACCAACACTGTCTTGGCCAACTCCTTAGCGGGAATGTGGGCCGAAGCGGCAATCTCGTGGGCTGTGTAGGCCTGCGAGTGAGTGACGGTTACATACTTGACACGGTTGCGATCCAGGAAGTCCTTCAATGTCGAGGTTGGCATAGATACCTCCTATCAAAAGGACATGTGTTCGAACTGCCATGTGCTAGAACAATGTACAGTTTCTCCGCCTGCCACGCAAGTACCGCCGCCGCTGCGATGTCTTACAAACACTCCGGTAAACCCAGCGTCGGACCGGTTATGAAGAGGTAATCGATCAGAATGGTGATATCGCCGATCGAGATGTCTTCGCACGACGTGGTGGTCCCGCCGGACTGGTTGACATCGGCCTCAGTCAGGCACGGGATTATGCCGGCGCATGTGCCCGAAATGAATTTGGCGTCGATCATGACCGTAACGTCGCCAATAGTCGGCTCGTCACCCCCCTCGCCATTGGCGTCGCCCACGCGGCCGGAACAACAGTCTGCTGCTGCCGGCCCGCGGAAAAGCACTACCCGGCCACGGTAGCTGTCGTAGCCGTGACCTCCCGCTCCGAAAGCAATCTGGTCACTGCCGTAGTCGGGCCACAGAAACACAGCCTGGCCCGCCTGTTCCTGGGCACCGTCGCCATAGATCGTGGTATCGACAGACACCGCGACGCCGCCGGCGAACAAAATCGCCCCGCCCGCGGCCAGACCGCGATCGTTGTTGCCCGGCATCCCGGCTATGAGATCAGCTATGCCGTCGGCGGTGACATCCACTCCGGCGGCCACCGAGAAACCGAGCAGGTCCTCGGCGGCCCGGCCCAGGTCATAGTTGAAATGTGGTGTCGAGTTTATGCCGGGGCCTCCGTCAAATACATACATGCGCCCGGCCGAAAATCCGCTGATTACGTGCCCGTCGGTGCCCATGATTATGTCGTCGTAATCGTCCCCGGTAACCTCGCCAGATGCCAGACTCCAGCCGTATTTCTCGCCGGCGATTGGCCCCTCAATAATCAGATCATCGATCGGGTCCGCCGATGCCCCACCGTAGAAGAGATAAATCCTTCCGGCGTTGAGATTGGCGCCGTCGTAACTGTACGCACCTACCGCGATATCGTCGCCGCCGTCACCGTTGAAGTCTCCTCCGGTCAGCGCGAAACCAAACCGCTCGCCGTCGGCCTCCCCCTGAAGCACTTGATCAACCACGAAGTCCGGCGAGCCGCTTCCGTAATAAACGTAGGCTCGGCCGGCATCAGTGAAAACCCCCCAGTCTACTTTGTAGGCGCCGACAACGATATCGGCGACGCCATCATCATTGAAGTCACTCGAACCCACCGCAATGCCAAAGTAGTCGGAGTCGGCCTCCCCGAAGAAGATGTGATCGACCACCGAATCGACCTGAGCGGCGCCATAGTACAAATAAACAGCTCCGGCGTTATTCGCCGGTTGATCATAGAACGGAGCGCCGACTAAAAGATCCTCCGCGCCGTCGTTGTTGAAGTCCCCTGCCGAGGCCAGCGCCTTGCCGAAAAACGAACTGGCGACCCCAACAAAGTGCAAGTCCGCAACCGTGTCCGCCATTGGGCCGCCCAGGTATAGATAGACCTTGCCTGAAGATGTGCCGTTCGCGTCCGACGCCGGTGCGCCTATCACCAGGTCCTGGTAACCATCGTCATTGAAATCAACCGTGCAGAAGGCGCTCCCAAACTGGTCCCCCTGCATTTCACCGTAAATGGAGCCTGCCGGTTCGTACGGCCAAGCCGCGACAGGGAGAAACAGAACAGCCGCAATCGACATCAATTGGCGTGTCATGCCGGTACACTACAGTTGTCGTATGCCAACAAAGAAGAGATGAACGTCGCTCGAGGTCCATCTCTTCGCCGGCGAGTAAAAGGCTGTCGCTATCTACGAACAGCCGAAACTGACCACAGCCATTACTTGATCAGTACCATCTTCTCTTTGACAGTCTGACCGGCTGCTTCGACCAGATAGAAGTAAATTCCGGAAGATACCGCGCGGCCCAGATCGTCCGTGCCGTCCCAGGTGACCTGCTGTTCCCCTGCGGCCATAGCCTGATCGCTTACCAGTGTTCGCACCCGCTGCCCCAGCAGGTTGACCACTGCGACCGAAACCGGCAACTGGTCTTTTAGCGTAAAGGAGATGCTGGTAACCGGGTTAAACGGGTTTGGAAAATTGCTCACGCCGCTGATCGGTTGGTCCGAAGCCCCCACCGGCTGACCGGAGCGAACTTCGATAGTCTCGCAGTCGGTGGCGATCGCCCCGCCCGACGTGGCCGTAACGCAAATCGTGTAGGAGCCGGCCGGTATGAAGGGCGGTACCGGGAAGCGCCACTCGCGGGAGACGGTCTCGCCTGCTCCCAGCCGCACGGGCAGGGCGATGACATCGAAAAGGTCATACCCCTCGATATCCAAACCCAGTTGAATCACCGCGTCCTCGTCGCCGCAGTTGGTCAATTCGAAATACGCTTCCCCGAAAAAGTCACCCGCACCCGTGTAAATGACATCGGACAACTCGAGATCGACTTCGACACACTCGCTGCTGAGCGCCATGGCGAATTTGAAATTCTCCGCGCCGGCTGCCGGAGCGCCGGGGCTTTCAATGATCGTGGTCGACGCGCAGTCGCTGGCCATCGCCTCTCCCAGCGTGGCATCGACACAAACCCCAAACGTATAGCCGACAAAAGCCGGCGGCGCCGGGTAGAGAAATTCACGAGAGATCGTCTCGCCGGCGCCCAGACGGACCGGAATGTCGTCGATCACAATAGTTGGCCCGGCGGGAATCTCAAAAGTGATTGAGAGCAAGGCAGTGCCAGCCTCATCCCCACAGTTGGATAACTCAAAGTATCCCTGGCCGACCTCGCCCGCAGGAACTTCGGGGGTCAGCTCAATATCAAACTCCAAACAGTCGGCGGCGTATAGGGCAGGGCTCGCAGTGGCGAGTACAGTCCCAAGTAAGCCAAGCATAAGACTACGTTTCATGATTAACACCTCGTTTTTCCCTGATCACGTCCGGGCCGAGGCAGGCGGCAAAAACAAAGCGGCCAGACTCACGGAGGTCTGCCCCGACCTCGTATCCCTATTAGTATATGCAACCAGACGATAGTTGCAAGAAAAATCTGGCGAAAGCCGTGATGACATTGACTACTGTGACCACGAAGCAGTCTCAAATTGTCATTGTGCTGTCATATACCATCACCGGTCGTCCGGTTTTATGGCGACAAACTCATTGGTTGTATTGAGGTTGACCCTTATTGCCGACGCAGGTAGCTTGCGAGCATACTGAAAAGGCAACAGAGGCCTTATGCCGGTCGAACGAAAACGCCGAGAGCGGAACGAAAGCGCCGCGGCTGATATCAGCCGCAGGAACTTCCTCGGCGATTCTCTCCGCGCTCTCGCCGGCGCGGCGCTGCCGTGGCCGCTGCTGTGGCTCGACGGATGCACGCATCCGCCGCTCCTAACCGACCGAACCATCCCCCGCGTGCTGGCCGATTT contains:
- a CDS encoding YbaK/EbsC family protein, whose translation is MPTSTLKDFLDRNRVKYVTVTHSQAYTAHEIAASAHIPAKELAKTVLVKADGKLTMTVLPATHRINFQELQTALGAERVELATEEDFRDVFPGCALGAMPPFGNLYGLEVVVADRLTKDVEIAFNAGTHTELVKLAYSDFERLVKPRVLKFT
- a CDS encoding FlgD immunoglobulin-like domain containing protein codes for the protein MKRSLMLGLLGTVLATASPALYAADCLEFDIELTPEVPAGEVGQGYFELSNCGDEAGTALLSITFEIPAGPTIVIDDIPVRLGAGETISREFLYPAPPAFVGYTFGVCVDATLGEAMASDCASTTIIESPGAPAAGAENFKFAMALSSECVEVDLELSDVIYTGAGDFFGEAYFELTNCGDEDAVIQLGLDIEGYDLFDVIALPVRLGAGETVSREWRFPVPPFIPAGSYTICVTATSGGAIATDCETIEVRSGQPVGASDQPISGVSNFPNPFNPVTSISFTLKDQLPVSVAVVNLLGQRVRTLVSDQAMAAGEQQVTWDGTDDLGRAVSSGIYFYLVEAAGQTVKEKMVLIK